One stretch of Alcaligenes aquatilis DNA includes these proteins:
- a CDS encoding SDR family oxidoreductase, with amino-acid sequence MAKHSIKGKTVLIAGGAKNLGGLIARDLAEQGARAIAIHYNSDSSKAEADATVKAIQATGAQAVAFQADLRSASAMEKLFSDTVAAIGRPDIAINTVGKVLKKPLTEVSEAEYEEMSDINSKTAFFFLKEAGKHVQDNGKVCTLVTSLLGAFTPFYAAYAGTKAPVEHYTRAAAKEYGARGISVTAVGPGPMDTPFFYPAEGEDAVAYHKTAAALSPYSKTGLTDIEDVVPFIRHLVSDGWWITGQTILINGGYTTK; translated from the coding sequence ATGGCAAAGCACAGCATCAAAGGTAAAACCGTTCTGATTGCAGGCGGAGCAAAGAATCTGGGTGGCCTGATCGCCCGCGACCTGGCAGAACAAGGCGCACGCGCCATTGCCATTCACTACAACAGCGACAGTTCCAAAGCAGAGGCCGACGCCACCGTCAAAGCCATCCAGGCAACTGGCGCACAAGCCGTCGCCTTCCAGGCTGACTTGCGCTCGGCCAGTGCCATGGAAAAACTGTTTAGCGATACCGTCGCCGCCATTGGCCGCCCCGATATCGCCATCAATACGGTCGGCAAGGTACTGAAAAAACCACTGACCGAGGTCAGCGAAGCCGAGTACGAGGAGATGAGCGACATCAACTCCAAAACTGCCTTTTTCTTCCTGAAAGAAGCCGGCAAGCACGTGCAGGACAATGGCAAAGTCTGCACCCTGGTGACGTCCCTGTTGGGGGCCTTCACCCCGTTCTACGCCGCGTATGCGGGCACCAAAGCGCCGGTAGAACACTACACTCGCGCCGCCGCCAAAGAATATGGCGCACGCGGCATTTCCGTCACGGCAGTGGGCCCTGGCCCTATGGATACGCCCTTTTTCTACCCCGCCGAGGGCGAGGACGCTGTGGCCTATCACAAGACGGCTGCCGCGCTGTCCCCCTACTCCAAGACCGGACTGACAGACATTGAAGATGTCGTGCCCTTTATTCGTCATCTGGTCAGCGACGGCTGGTGGATTACCGGCCAGACTATTCTGATCAACGGTGGCTACACCACCAAATAA
- a CDS encoding nucleoside deaminase has translation MNDKHYLLRSIQIAAENVARGGQPFGAVLVRDGQVLAEGVNETYLAHDPTAHAEIQALRHASQAVKSSHHAGSTMYASGIPCPMCMAAMIASGVERVVYCADDEQGEPFGWSTESFYKKMQQDFGKQGVKMEHLPLPEKRQVYEAWQARFGQGSQQD, from the coding sequence ATGAACGATAAACACTATCTGCTGCGCTCGATCCAGATTGCAGCAGAGAATGTCGCCCGTGGCGGCCAGCCTTTTGGTGCCGTGCTGGTGCGTGACGGCCAGGTTCTGGCCGAAGGGGTCAATGAGACCTACCTCGCCCACGACCCGACCGCCCATGCCGAGATCCAGGCACTGCGCCACGCCAGCCAGGCGGTAAAAAGCAGTCACCATGCAGGCAGCACCATGTATGCCAGTGGCATCCCCTGCCCCATGTGTATGGCCGCCATGATCGCCTCAGGCGTAGAGCGTGTGGTCTATTGCGCCGACGACGAACAAGGCGAACCCTTTGGCTGGTCCACCGAATCCTTCTACAAAAAAATGCAGCAGGATTTTGGCAAGCAGGGCGTGAAAATGGAACACCTGCCTTTGCCTGAAAAACGCCAAGTGTATGAAGCCTGGCAAGCCCGTTTTGGACAAGGCTCCCAGCAAGACTGA
- a CDS encoding GNAT family N-acetyltransferase, with amino-acid sequence MVQLNDYHQPIGPSLTHWQARPRPTRCVLHGKYCRLEAVNPEQHGESLYEAYSSANDGRDWTYLSVGPFTSRGQFDQHLHTISQADNAVHYAVVEQATGRALGTLSLMRIDPQNGCIEVGFVAWSPALKQTRMATEAHYLLMAYAIDGLGYRRYEWKCDTHNAPSQAAARRLGFRYEGIFRQAIVYKGRSRDTAWFSITDTEWPALKANFQAWLAPENFDEQGRQKHRLGQQGTIIPAGPGARRLKQMLTLQTELNHLIDPNWRVAKQDYYRAIWLECAELANYLDWKWWQHRERNLPQLQLELIDILHFGLCDVLRANDLLREQEAATALDQLEQAPASASDSATLMTALEHFALRVLQTRQFDFSGFVQLARLSGLTLDTLYHSYAGKNALNRLRQLRGYQHGHYHKQWGDQQDNEHLARLQSQLPAEQDNYPELILHALQDSYNSFFSGGTQAQNSASLPPPLSLR; translated from the coding sequence ATGGTTCAGTTGAACGATTATCACCAGCCTATTGGCCCCTCGCTCACTCATTGGCAAGCCCGCCCGCGACCCACCCGCTGTGTTTTGCACGGTAAGTACTGCCGACTGGAAGCAGTGAACCCGGAGCAACACGGCGAGAGCCTGTACGAGGCCTACAGCAGCGCCAACGATGGCCGTGACTGGACCTACTTGTCCGTAGGGCCCTTTACCAGCCGTGGGCAATTCGATCAGCATCTGCATACCATCAGTCAGGCCGACAACGCCGTGCATTACGCCGTCGTAGAACAAGCCACAGGGCGGGCATTGGGCACCTTGTCCCTGATGCGGATTGACCCGCAAAACGGCTGCATTGAAGTGGGTTTTGTAGCCTGGTCACCCGCTCTGAAGCAAACCCGCATGGCCACCGAAGCCCACTATCTATTGATGGCCTATGCCATTGACGGCTTGGGCTACCGCCGCTACGAATGGAAGTGCGATACGCACAATGCTCCTTCACAAGCGGCTGCACGACGACTGGGCTTTCGTTATGAAGGCATTTTCCGCCAAGCGATTGTCTACAAAGGGCGCTCACGCGATACAGCCTGGTTCTCGATTACCGACACAGAATGGCCTGCCCTGAAAGCAAATTTCCAGGCCTGGCTGGCACCCGAGAACTTTGATGAACAAGGCCGTCAAAAGCACCGCCTCGGGCAACAAGGGACGATTATCCCAGCCGGCCCTGGGGCCCGCCGCCTGAAGCAGATGCTGACCCTGCAAACCGAGCTGAATCACCTGATCGACCCCAACTGGCGAGTGGCAAAACAGGACTACTACCGGGCGATCTGGCTGGAGTGTGCAGAGCTAGCCAACTACCTGGATTGGAAGTGGTGGCAACACCGCGAACGCAATCTGCCGCAACTACAGCTGGAGCTTATCGACATCCTGCATTTTGGTCTGTGCGATGTATTGCGCGCCAACGACCTGCTGCGCGAGCAAGAGGCCGCCACCGCACTGGATCAGCTTGAGCAGGCCCCTGCAAGCGCCAGCGACTCTGCAACCCTCATGACGGCGCTGGAACACTTTGCTTTGCGGGTGCTGCAGACGCGTCAGTTCGACTTCAGCGGCTTTGTTCAACTGGCCCGCCTCAGTGGTCTGACGCTGGACACGCTCTACCACTCCTACGCGGGCAAAAACGCCTTGAACCGCTTGCGTCAGCTACGCGGCTATCAGCATGGTCACTATCACAAACAGTGGGGTGACCAACAGGACAACGAGCATCTGGCACGGCTGCAATCGCAACTGCCCGCCGAGCAAGACAACTACCCCGAACTGATCCTGCATGCCCTGCAAGACAGCTACAACTCGTTTTTCTCGGGAGGCACCCAGGCCCAGAACAGTGCCTCGCTACCACCTCCCCTTTCTTTACGTTGA
- a CDS encoding YncE family protein — MIASRPASLKMIVASVMGALLLSACQTAPQSQQVGQTSSFNATAPQAQVTFRQDTIEGAYEILAAKDSKQLFVAATPLFEDRAAGFLHVLDQDTLRESQRIQLPRRAFALGLNQKTHTLYVGNTLDGSLLAINSLNGTVKQLIQLGQKEGKDGWEHTRKVVIDEQDNRIFVTNPSEGGRVWIVDGAQGRILHNIDNVGLWPAGAAYDANTKRLFVGHGGKDEIAVINPATGTIEQRFTTGDAKSDKREDSRHFFVNIALSADGKKLFGADANTGKIYVFDTTSGKVENTVKVGLGLLDIVYNDARKELIATNRGVDRQTPAGTGSVTILDANTLAVKHRISAPVHPNSVTLSADGQTAFVTIKIPHGDKSPHYLKGAKDSVLRLNLNQL, encoded by the coding sequence ATGATTGCGTCCCGCCCTGCCTCTTTAAAAATGATTGTTGCCTCCGTAATGGGGGCCTTGCTGCTCAGCGCATGCCAGACCGCACCGCAATCGCAACAAGTGGGCCAAACATCGTCTTTCAATGCAACTGCCCCTCAAGCACAAGTCACTTTCCGTCAGGACACCATTGAGGGTGCCTACGAAATTCTGGCCGCCAAAGACAGCAAGCAATTATTCGTTGCCGCCACCCCCTTGTTTGAAGACCGTGCGGCCGGCTTTCTGCATGTTCTGGACCAGGACACTCTGCGTGAGTCGCAGCGCATCCAATTGCCACGCCGTGCTTTCGCACTGGGCCTGAACCAGAAAACTCACACTCTGTACGTGGGTAACACTCTGGACGGCTCGCTGCTGGCGATCAACAGCCTGAACGGCACCGTCAAGCAACTGATTCAACTGGGCCAGAAAGAAGGCAAGGACGGCTGGGAACACACCCGTAAAGTCGTGATTGACGAACAGGACAACCGCATCTTCGTGACCAACCCCTCTGAAGGTGGCCGCGTATGGATTGTGGACGGTGCCCAAGGCCGCATCCTGCACAATATCGACAACGTTGGCCTGTGGCCTGCCGGCGCTGCCTACGATGCCAACACCAAACGCCTGTTCGTGGGCCACGGCGGCAAGGATGAAATTGCGGTCATCAACCCGGCTACAGGCACTATCGAACAGCGCTTCACGACAGGCGATGCGAAAAGCGACAAGCGGGAAGATTCCCGTCACTTCTTCGTGAACATCGCCCTGAGCGCAGATGGCAAGAAACTGTTTGGAGCTGACGCCAACACCGGCAAGATTTACGTATTCGACACCACCTCCGGCAAAGTGGAAAACACGGTTAAAGTCGGTCTGGGGCTGCTGGATATCGTGTACAACGACGCTCGTAAAGAACTGATCGCCACCAACCGTGGCGTGGATCGTCAAACGCCTGCCGGTACCGGTTCGGTAACCATTCTGGATGCCAACACCCTGGCTGTGAAACACCGCATTAGCGCTCCTGTACACCCCAACAGCGTGACGCTGAGCGCTGACGGCCAGACCGCTTTTGTCACCATCAAGATTCCTCACGGTGACAAGAGCCCGCACTACCTGAAAGGTGCCAAAGACAGCGTTCTGCGTCTGAACCTCAACCAGCTCTAA
- a CDS encoding LysR family transcriptional regulator yields MDRIDLFRIFTRVVECANFTRAADTLGMPRSSVSMAIQELEGRVGARLLNRTTRKVTVTQDGAAFYERCLRVIADVQETENLFRQASVGPIGTIKVDVPARVGRLIVAPALPQFLERYPHVHVHLGVTDREVNLIEEQVDCVLRVGALGDSGLIARKMGSLPLINVASPAYLARYGMPQAPADLENHQMVRYASPTSERVAPWEWMEQDKRQVLDLPGRVTVNNAEAYIACCLSGLGLIQIPAYDVQAHLQAGELVEVLPDHRAAPMPMSLLYLHRQHLSRRFQVFADWLETLLRDCAL; encoded by the coding sequence ATGGATCGCATTGACCTGTTTCGCATCTTTACGCGGGTCGTGGAGTGTGCCAATTTCACCCGCGCGGCCGATACCTTAGGTATGCCGCGCTCTTCGGTGTCGATGGCCATTCAGGAGCTGGAGGGCCGAGTTGGTGCTCGCTTGCTCAATCGCACCACGCGCAAAGTGACTGTCACGCAAGATGGCGCGGCGTTTTATGAACGTTGCCTGCGCGTGATTGCCGATGTGCAGGAAACCGAGAACCTGTTTCGCCAAGCCAGTGTCGGGCCAATAGGCACGATCAAGGTGGATGTGCCCGCGCGGGTAGGCCGCTTGATTGTGGCACCTGCCTTGCCGCAGTTTCTGGAGCGCTATCCGCATGTCCATGTGCATTTGGGCGTGACTGACCGCGAGGTGAATTTGATCGAGGAGCAGGTGGATTGCGTGCTGCGGGTGGGCGCCTTAGGCGATTCGGGCTTGATCGCCAGAAAAATGGGCAGCCTGCCTTTGATCAATGTAGCCAGTCCCGCTTATCTTGCCCGTTATGGTATGCCTCAGGCGCCTGCGGATCTGGAGAACCATCAAATGGTGCGTTACGCCTCGCCCACCAGTGAGCGCGTCGCCCCTTGGGAATGGATGGAGCAGGACAAGCGGCAGGTGTTGGACTTACCAGGCCGCGTGACCGTGAATAATGCCGAAGCGTATATCGCTTGTTGTTTGTCCGGCTTGGGGTTGATCCAGATTCCTGCCTATGACGTGCAGGCGCACTTGCAGGCAGGTGAATTGGTGGAGGTGCTGCCGGATCACCGTGCCGCGCCTATGCCCATGTCCTTGCTGTATTTGCATCGCCAGCACTTGTCGCGCCGTTTTCAGGTGTTTGCGGATTGGTTGGAAACCTTGCTGCGCGACTGTGCGTTGTAG
- a CDS encoding 2-hydroxychromene-2-carboxylate isomerase, whose translation MNRPGIHYYFWMNSDWAYLGADRLEAIARQQGVPIHYKPVDLPQVYARTGGVLLGQRSPERQAYRITELQRWCRKLDLHVNPTPRFMCPDATLASLLVIAINQAGLPVRDLHKAILRAQWCEDQNIADPVLLAGILQAHQLDADYWLEQAPLMQAQYQAHTEEAIAAGVFGSPSYVYQGELFWGQDRLDMLDQAITGHPAPA comes from the coding sequence ATGAACAGGCCCGGCATTCACTACTACTTCTGGATGAATTCAGACTGGGCTTACCTGGGGGCCGACCGGCTGGAGGCGATTGCCCGCCAACAGGGCGTGCCGATCCACTACAAACCTGTGGACCTGCCTCAGGTCTATGCCCGTACGGGCGGTGTTCTACTAGGACAGCGCTCGCCCGAACGGCAGGCTTATCGCATTACAGAGTTGCAGCGCTGGTGTCGCAAGCTGGACCTACACGTCAATCCCACACCACGCTTCATGTGCCCAGACGCCACGCTGGCCTCCCTCCTGGTGATCGCCATCAACCAGGCTGGCTTGCCGGTGCGGGATTTGCACAAAGCCATTTTGCGAGCGCAATGGTGCGAGGACCAGAATATTGCCGATCCCGTGCTACTGGCCGGGATCTTGCAAGCTCACCAATTAGATGCAGACTACTGGCTTGAACAAGCACCGCTGATGCAAGCGCAGTATCAAGCCCACACCGAAGAGGCCATTGCAGCCGGTGTCTTCGGTTCACCCTCCTATGTGTACCAGGGTGAGCTGTTCTGGGGTCAGGACAGGCTGGACATGCTGGACCAGGCCATCACCGGACACCCTGCACCAGCTTGA
- a CDS encoding DNA-binding response regulator, producing the protein MNKYATIKYQPDQKIRILLISNNTRQHEQLLQALLAGAFRVSVAADGVQGYTKAQLTLPELILVDKQLTGIDALSLTHMLQGLKATAQIPLIILDSRMDGSSEECVTFLKAGAVDYIGNPYAVDEVKERINVPLRCPKKIWPAMVSGKVQSPQPSTTAETSMLIHAIQKTIEANLGSPPSQKELCDMFKISRRKIMNIFQRNFGLSVSSYIRLQRMYRAEYLLRTTALKIDVIATDLGFSSPANFSTAFKTYAGVAPGKFRQAIERNKPYTDNKPCMRSMGPPVFSSGWCPP; encoded by the coding sequence TTGAACAAATACGCCACTATAAAGTATCAGCCAGATCAAAAAATCAGGATTCTGCTGATCTCCAATAACACTCGACAGCACGAACAACTTCTTCAGGCGCTGCTGGCTGGTGCGTTTCGAGTTTCTGTTGCTGCTGACGGAGTGCAAGGATATACCAAGGCCCAATTAACCCTGCCGGAACTTATCCTGGTGGATAAGCAATTGACAGGGATAGATGCTTTGTCCTTAACCCATATGCTCCAAGGATTAAAAGCCACAGCCCAAATCCCCCTCATCATTCTGGATTCGCGCATGGACGGCAGCAGTGAGGAATGCGTCACTTTTTTAAAAGCAGGGGCGGTGGACTACATTGGCAATCCATACGCCGTCGACGAGGTCAAAGAGCGTATCAACGTGCCTTTGCGTTGCCCAAAAAAAATATGGCCAGCCATGGTTTCAGGCAAGGTGCAAAGCCCGCAGCCCAGCACGACCGCTGAAACCAGCATGCTGATCCATGCCATTCAGAAAACGATAGAGGCCAATCTGGGCTCTCCACCCAGCCAAAAAGAACTGTGCGATATGTTCAAGATTTCACGGCGCAAAATCATGAATATATTTCAACGTAATTTTGGCTTGAGCGTCAGTAGCTACATCCGATTGCAACGTATGTATCGGGCCGAGTACTTGCTAAGAACCACAGCCTTGAAAATTGACGTCATTGCGACTGACTTAGGATTCTCCAGCCCGGCCAATTTCTCTACCGCATTCAAAACCTATGCGGGTGTAGCCCCTGGAAAGTTTCGACAAGCTATTGAAAGAAACAAACCCTATACGGATAACAAACCGTGTATGCGCTCCATGGGGCCACCTGTTTTTTCATCGGGCTGGTGTCCACCGTAG
- a CDS encoding aldolase, producing MDTPLRDKSYFDERATKEMASHLQHVQRDTRETMAFACRILAMTEQEAGLAGQISVRSERPGAYWTLRFGLGFDEATPEDFIEVDRDLNTLSGQGMANPATRFHLWVYEARPDVNSIIHTHSPWATVLATARQPLVISQMDMTPLHNDCAFLGEWPGVPIADQEGVIISKALGDKRAIILAHHGYLTAGQSCQEATYLSVYLERAARLQVRAQAAFGPLTPVDDTLAAEAHDYLLKPSIVNATFDYWSRQTQGIAPLTKTR from the coding sequence ATGGATACCCCACTCAGAGACAAATCCTATTTTGATGAACGTGCCACCAAAGAGATGGCCTCTCATCTGCAGCACGTACAACGCGACACCCGCGAAACCATGGCATTTGCCTGTCGCATCCTGGCCATGACCGAGCAGGAGGCCGGTCTGGCAGGCCAGATCAGTGTCCGTTCCGAACGCCCTGGTGCCTACTGGACCTTGCGCTTTGGTCTGGGTTTTGACGAAGCCACCCCTGAAGACTTCATTGAAGTTGACCGCGACTTAAATACCCTGAGCGGCCAAGGCATGGCCAACCCGGCCACCCGCTTTCATTTGTGGGTCTATGAGGCTCGCCCGGACGTCAACTCCATCATCCACACGCACTCGCCCTGGGCTACCGTGCTGGCCACCGCCCGTCAGCCTTTGGTGATTTCGCAAATGGACATGACGCCCCTGCACAATGACTGTGCCTTTTTGGGCGAATGGCCAGGTGTCCCCATTGCCGACCAGGAAGGCGTCATCATTTCCAAAGCTCTGGGCGACAAGCGCGCCATTATCCTGGCCCACCACGGTTATCTGACCGCAGGCCAAAGCTGTCAGGAAGCCACGTATCTGTCCGTGTATCTGGAGCGTGCTGCACGCCTGCAAGTGCGCGCACAGGCGGCCTTTGGCCCGCTTACCCCCGTGGACGACACCCTGGCGGCCGAAGCGCACGACTACCTGCTCAAGCCCTCCATTGTGAACGCGACCTTTGATTACTGGTCCCGTCAGACCCAAGGCATTGCGCCCTTAACTAAAACTCGCTGA
- a CDS encoding helix-turn-helix transcriptional regulator, whose product MKNRLRVLRAEANWTQADLAERLGVSRQAVNALETGKHAPSLDLAFKISAVFGQTVEEIFENPYRGPRA is encoded by the coding sequence ATGAAAAACCGATTGCGTGTATTGCGGGCTGAAGCGAATTGGACGCAGGCCGATTTGGCAGAGCGCTTGGGCGTGTCCCGGCAGGCGGTCAATGCGCTGGAAACGGGTAAACATGCACCGTCCCTGGATCTGGCCTTCAAGATCAGTGCTGTGTTCGGGCAGACCGTAGAAGAGATTTTCGAGAATCCGTATCGGGGACCTCGGGCCTAA
- a CDS encoding calcium:proton antiporter has protein sequence MAYPASPSPELITPVTWLRLLGSWSMVVLFMIFGGQWLGDSLNGTTAAIVFLALFVTILAASFGVVREADHLAHQLGEPYGTLILTLSIVLIEVILIASVLLGPGDFPSIGRDSIYAVMMIILNLIMGLCLIAGAARNGDQEFNRQGTHTYLSMIVLLTSVGLILPNYTRNAGEFSTTQAIGISVLTGLIYAIFLYLQMGSRRHDYVQPNQVVQSAKDKAPTPRNPQATRAMLIRSLVLIALILPIVLLAHDLAIVTDYGIAASGAPIAVGGVLIAIIVFTPESITAIKAAMNNEMQRAINLCLGAFVSTVGLTVPVVLMIGLITGKQVIMGISNTETVLFLITALLSILSFSGKRTSPIQGYLHLMVFVVFGLLLFYP, from the coding sequence ATGGCCTACCCTGCATCTCCCTCTCCTGAACTCATTACCCCTGTCACCTGGCTGCGTCTGCTCGGTTCCTGGTCTATGGTTGTCCTGTTCATGATTTTTGGCGGGCAATGGCTGGGAGATTCTTTGAACGGCACCACCGCGGCCATCGTCTTTCTGGCCCTGTTTGTGACCATTCTGGCCGCCTCCTTTGGGGTGGTGCGTGAAGCAGACCACCTGGCCCATCAACTAGGCGAGCCTTACGGCACCCTGATTCTGACTCTGTCCATTGTGCTGATCGAAGTCATCCTGATTGCTTCGGTACTGCTGGGACCGGGGGACTTCCCCAGCATTGGTCGGGACTCGATCTATGCCGTGATGATGATCATCCTGAACCTGATTATGGGCCTTTGTCTGATTGCCGGCGCCGCGCGCAATGGCGATCAGGAGTTCAACCGCCAAGGCACCCACACCTACTTGTCCATGATTGTGCTGCTGACCAGTGTGGGCCTGATTCTGCCCAACTACACCCGCAATGCAGGCGAGTTCAGCACAACCCAAGCCATCGGCATTTCAGTGCTGACGGGGCTGATTTATGCCATCTTTCTGTATCTGCAAATGGGCAGTCGCCGCCATGACTATGTACAACCCAATCAGGTGGTGCAGAGCGCTAAAGATAAGGCACCCACACCACGCAATCCTCAGGCGACCCGCGCCATGCTGATACGCAGCCTAGTGCTGATCGCCCTGATCCTGCCCATCGTCTTGCTGGCCCACGATCTGGCTATCGTGACGGACTACGGTATCGCTGCCTCGGGCGCCCCCATCGCCGTCGGCGGTGTACTGATCGCGATTATCGTGTTCACCCCCGAGTCCATTACCGCCATCAAGGCGGCGATGAACAATGAGATGCAACGGGCCATCAACCTGTGCCTGGGCGCCTTTGTCTCTACCGTAGGACTAACGGTGCCAGTGGTGTTGATGATTGGCCTGATTACCGGCAAACAGGTGATCATGGGCATCAGCAATACAGAAACCGTTCTGTTTCTGATCACTGCCCTGCTCAGCATCTTGAGCTTTAGCGGCAAGCGAACCTCCCCCATTCAGGGTTATCTGCACCTGATGGTTTTCGTGGTGTTTGGGCTGCTGCTGTTTTACCCCTAA
- a CDS encoding MFS transporter has product MTMPNHGQARSSRQYVTAGLASMMGTTIEWYDFFLYGTAAALIFNKIFFPAFDPITGTLAAFATYSVGFFARPLGGFVFGHFGDKLGRKSMLLITLFLMGIPTILIGLIPSYESIGYWAAVLLVLMRFLQGIAVGGEWGGAVLMAVEHAPEGKKGFFGSLPQTGVAPGLILSSLAMGAVASLPEEDMLSWGWRLPFLASVVLLLVGWWIRAKVAESPDFEQMSKKGKQVAIPALEVLRHYPREVLLVVGGRLAEVTWFYTVVTFALAYATTTLGVDRGVMLDATVWGAFAALFTMPLFGVLGDRIGFKWVFMAGTVCMLAFSSTFFSMLGSLDSNTITLALVIAIGLVYAALYGPQGGLFSTQFPPEVRYSGISIAVQVSGAIGGGLAPLVATSLLAYGDGQPDYIVWYLSVLGLIAFASTWFMHGPTHFSLPALSSPKVRT; this is encoded by the coding sequence ATGACGATGCCTAATCATGGACAGGCGCGTTCGTCGCGCCAGTACGTTACCGCTGGCCTGGCCAGCATGATGGGAACCACCATAGAGTGGTATGACTTTTTCCTGTACGGCACCGCTGCCGCACTAATTTTCAACAAGATCTTTTTCCCCGCCTTTGACCCGATTACGGGCACACTGGCGGCCTTTGCCACCTACTCCGTGGGCTTTTTTGCCCGTCCCTTGGGAGGATTTGTTTTCGGCCATTTCGGTGACAAGCTGGGCCGAAAATCCATGTTGTTGATCACGCTCTTTCTAATGGGGATTCCCACTATCCTGATCGGCCTGATCCCCTCTTATGAAAGCATTGGCTATTGGGCCGCCGTCCTGCTGGTCCTGATGCGTTTTCTGCAAGGCATTGCGGTAGGCGGCGAATGGGGCGGCGCCGTGCTCATGGCGGTTGAACATGCCCCGGAAGGCAAGAAAGGCTTTTTCGGCAGCTTGCCACAAACAGGCGTTGCCCCCGGTCTGATCCTGTCTTCTCTGGCCATGGGAGCGGTCGCCAGCTTGCCTGAAGAAGACATGCTCTCCTGGGGCTGGCGTCTCCCCTTTCTGGCCAGTGTTGTCTTGCTGCTGGTGGGCTGGTGGATACGCGCCAAAGTGGCCGAGTCACCTGACTTCGAGCAGATGAGCAAGAAAGGCAAACAAGTGGCGATTCCCGCCCTGGAAGTCCTGCGTCATTACCCGCGTGAAGTCCTGCTGGTCGTGGGGGGCCGTCTAGCTGAAGTGACCTGGTTCTACACCGTAGTGACCTTTGCCCTGGCCTATGCCACCACCACCTTGGGAGTTGATCGCGGCGTGATGCTCGATGCCACCGTCTGGGGAGCATTTGCCGCCCTGTTCACCATGCCTTTATTTGGCGTACTGGGAGACAGGATCGGCTTCAAATGGGTATTCATGGCCGGCACGGTCTGCATGCTGGCGTTCTCATCCACCTTCTTTTCCATGTTGGGAAGCCTGGACTCCAACACCATTACCCTGGCTTTGGTGATTGCGATTGGCCTGGTCTACGCCGCACTGTATGGCCCGCAAGGGGGCCTGTTCTCCACGCAATTTCCACCTGAAGTGCGCTACAGCGGCATCTCCATTGCCGTGCAGGTATCCGGTGCCATCGGTGGCGGCCTGGCTCCCTTGGTGGCCACCTCCTTGCTGGCCTATGGCGATGGCCAACCCGACTACATCGTCTGGTATCTCAGCGTGCTGGGTCTGATCGCCTTTGCCAGTACCTGGTTCATGCACGGGCCGACGCATTTCTCCCTTCCCGCCTTATCCAGCCCAAAGGTACGCACATGA
- a CDS encoding bifunctional allantoicase/(S)-ureidoglycine aminohydrolase gives MSKVNYYAPPGGHPPQTQLLTDRAMFTEAYAVLPKGVLQDIVTSFLPGWENTRLWVLARPLSGFAETFSQYIMEVGPQGGSNNPESDPEAEGVIFVVKGQLELVLEGTKHILEEGGYAFIPPSTNWTLHNRTGELANFHWIRKRYQRVEGLEAPEAFVTNEKDVTPMVMPDTEGRWSTTRFTDMSDLRHDMHVNIVNFEPGGVIPFAETHVMEHGLYVLEGKAVYRLNQDWVEVEAGDFMWLRAFCPQACYAGGPSRFRYLLYKDVNRHANLTIGGHR, from the coding sequence ATGTCCAAAGTCAATTACTACGCCCCTCCCGGTGGCCATCCTCCTCAGACTCAGTTGCTGACAGATCGCGCCATGTTCACCGAGGCCTATGCCGTGCTGCCCAAAGGCGTGCTGCAAGACATCGTGACCAGCTTCCTGCCCGGTTGGGAAAATACCCGCTTATGGGTATTGGCTCGTCCTCTGTCCGGCTTTGCCGAAACCTTCTCTCAATACATCATGGAAGTGGGTCCTCAAGGCGGCAGCAACAACCCTGAGTCCGATCCCGAAGCCGAAGGCGTGATTTTTGTCGTCAAGGGCCAATTGGAACTGGTTCTGGAAGGCACCAAGCACATCCTGGAAGAAGGCGGCTATGCCTTTATTCCTCCTTCCACCAACTGGACCTTGCACAACCGCACGGGCGAGTTGGCCAACTTCCACTGGATCCGCAAGCGTTATCAGCGTGTGGAAGGCCTGGAAGCACCTGAAGCCTTCGTGACTAACGAGAAAGACGTCACCCCCATGGTGATGCCCGACACCGAAGGCCGCTGGAGCACCACGCGCTTTACCGATATGTCCGATCTGCGTCACGACATGCACGTGAACATCGTGAACTTTGAACCCGGTGGCGTCATCCCCTTTGCTGAAACGCACGTCATGGAACACGGTCTGTACGTTCTGGAAGGTAAGGCCGTTTACCGTCTGAACCAGGACTGGGTTGAAGTGGAAGCTGGTGACTTCATGTGGCTGCGCGCCTTCTGCCCACAAGCGTGCTACGCGGGCGGCCCAAGCCGTTTCCGCTACTTGCTGTATAAAGATGTGAACCGTCATGCCAACCTGACTATTGGCGGCCATCGCTAA